The following coding sequences are from one Nonlabens arenilitoris window:
- a CDS encoding nitrilase family protein yields the protein MKPKQNIKVSLIQTHLVWENPKVNLKQFSRKLEQLYGITDIVILPEMFTTGFSMQPHGLASDEKVYKYLKDHAKKGEFAIYGSVMFQENNKFLNRGVFMRPDGSYTLYDKKHRFTLAGEQKVYDSGTNPVIADYLGWKFNLQICYDLRFPVFARNTQDYDALIYVANWPVPRVNAWDALLKARAIENMCYVIGVNRTGVDGSGMEYNGHSQVYNVLGQEFIEHPWENQNIKTVLLQKDHILKLRSKLRFLEDRDPFTLI from the coding sequence ATGAAGCCTAAACAGAATATAAAAGTTAGTTTAATACAAACACATCTAGTCTGGGAGAATCCAAAGGTTAATCTTAAGCAGTTTTCGCGCAAGCTAGAACAACTATATGGAATCACAGATATTGTCATTCTACCAGAAATGTTTACCACAGGTTTTTCTATGCAACCCCATGGGCTAGCTAGTGATGAAAAAGTCTATAAATACCTTAAAGATCATGCAAAAAAAGGTGAGTTTGCCATCTATGGTAGTGTCATGTTTCAAGAAAACAATAAATTTCTAAATCGTGGGGTTTTCATGCGCCCTGATGGCTCATACACTTTATATGATAAAAAACACCGGTTTACACTCGCTGGTGAACAAAAAGTTTATGACAGCGGCACAAATCCCGTTATTGCAGACTACTTGGGATGGAAATTTAATCTACAGATTTGTTATGATTTACGGTTTCCTGTTTTTGCGAGAAACACGCAAGACTATGATGCACTTATCTATGTTGCTAACTGGCCTGTCCCTAGAGTTAACGCCTGGGACGCTCTTTTAAAAGCTAGAGCAATTGAAAACATGTGTTATGTGATAGGCGTTAACCGTACTGGAGTTGATGGTAGTGGTATGGAATATAATGGTCATTCTCAAGTTTATAATGTACTAGGACAAGAATTTATTGAACATCCATGGGAAAATCAAAATATAAAAACAGTTCTACTTCAAAAAGACCATATATTGAAATTAAGATCTAAATTAAGGTTTCTAGAAGATAGAGATCCATTTACTTTAATATAA
- a CDS encoding ComF family protein, with protein MKRWIYDFFNLLYPELCVGCETVLTTGESLCCTSCRAHLPLTHFHRTSDEKIRELFYARIDVQHVTSLFYYEKIGAVQQMIHQLKYRKREEISNFLGSWLGHELREDGLFNDVDIVIPVPVHPKRLKKRGYNQVSGFGKELAHFLNASYREDVLVKTKNTINQARLNQIQRSDETNSPYQIKGSIPRGTHVLIVDDVITTGTTIVLCARELLKIPDVKISIATMAISV; from the coding sequence ATGAAGCGCTGGATATATGATTTCTTTAACTTACTCTATCCAGAGTTGTGTGTAGGTTGTGAGACTGTTCTTACCACAGGCGAGAGCTTGTGTTGTACCTCATGTCGTGCTCATTTACCTCTTACTCATTTTCATAGGACTAGTGATGAGAAAATACGTGAACTTTTTTATGCTCGTATCGATGTCCAGCATGTGACAAGCTTATTTTATTATGAAAAAATAGGGGCAGTGCAACAAATGATACATCAGTTAAAGTATCGTAAAAGGGAAGAGATAAGTAATTTCTTAGGCAGCTGGCTGGGACATGAACTTAGAGAGGATGGACTGTTTAATGATGTTGATATCGTGATACCTGTACCGGTCCATCCCAAAAGGCTTAAAAAACGTGGATATAATCAGGTTAGCGGTTTTGGAAAAGAACTCGCACATTTTTTAAACGCAAGCTATCGAGAGGATGTTTTAGTGAAAACTAAAAATACAATTAATCAAGCACGTTTAAATCAAATTCAACGTAGCGATGAAACAAATAGCCCTTATCAAATTAAGGGATCTATACCTAGAGGTACACATGTTTTAATTGTAGACGATGTTATAACTACTGGTACAACTATAGTTTTATGCGCCAGAGAATTATTGAAAATACCAGATGTCAAAATTTCAATTGCTACTATGGCAATATCTGTGTAA
- a CDS encoding glycine--tRNA ligase, translating to MAKNNDQDQFKKVLSHAKEYGYVFQSSEIYDGLSAVYDYGQNGVELKKNIREYWWQAMTQLNQDIVGIDAAIFMHPTTWKASGHVDAFNDPLIDNKDSKKRYRADVLIEDYCEKNLQKADKEIAKAAKRFGEDFDADMYRQTNPRVMGYMKKATEPTARLAELLEKEDLAGVKALIEELEITDPDTGSKNWTDVRQFNLMFGTKIGASADTATDLYLRPETAQGIFVNFLNVQKTGRMKIPFGIAQTGKAFRNEIVARQFIFRQREFEQMEMQYFVKPGTELEWFEIWKERRMAWHRSLGMGDENYRFHDHEKLAHYANAATDIEFDFPFGFKELEGIHSRTDFDLKAHEEHSGKKLQFFDHEENKSYVPYVLETSIGLDRMFLAVFSNSLKEEKLDGGGERTVLKLPAVLAPVKAAILPLLKKDGLPEIANEIIDELKWSMKVAYEEKDSIGKRYARHDLNGTPYCVTIDHDTKEDRAVTVRDRDTMTQERIAIKDLKNYLESRVSMSEWLKKI from the coding sequence ATGGCAAAGAACAACGATCAAGATCAGTTTAAAAAAGTACTCTCACATGCAAAAGAGTACGGTTATGTTTTTCAATCTAGTGAAATCTATGATGGATTAAGCGCGGTTTATGACTATGGTCAAAATGGAGTAGAATTAAAGAAAAACATCAGAGAATACTGGTGGCAAGCGATGACGCAATTAAACCAAGACATCGTAGGTATAGATGCTGCTATTTTTATGCATCCTACGACATGGAAAGCCTCTGGTCACGTAGATGCTTTTAACGACCCGTTGATTGATAATAAAGACTCTAAAAAACGCTATCGCGCAGATGTGTTAATTGAAGATTATTGTGAAAAAAATCTTCAAAAAGCCGATAAAGAAATAGCCAAAGCTGCAAAACGTTTTGGTGAAGATTTTGATGCTGACATGTATCGCCAGACCAATCCACGTGTGATGGGTTACATGAAAAAAGCTACAGAACCTACTGCAAGACTTGCTGAGTTGCTTGAAAAAGAAGATTTAGCTGGTGTAAAGGCATTGATAGAAGAACTTGAAATCACAGATCCTGATACAGGTTCTAAAAACTGGACAGATGTGCGCCAGTTCAACCTTATGTTCGGCACTAAAATAGGTGCCAGTGCAGATACTGCTACAGATTTATATTTAAGACCAGAAACAGCACAAGGTATTTTTGTAAACTTTCTAAATGTTCAAAAAACTGGTCGTATGAAGATTCCTTTTGGAATAGCACAAACTGGTAAAGCATTTAGAAATGAAATCGTTGCACGTCAATTCATATTCCGCCAGCGTGAATTTGAACAAATGGAGATGCAATATTTTGTAAAGCCAGGAACAGAGCTTGAGTGGTTTGAAATCTGGAAAGAACGCCGCATGGCATGGCACAGATCGCTAGGAATGGGAGATGAAAATTACCGTTTCCACGATCACGAAAAACTTGCTCACTATGCAAATGCTGCCACAGATATTGAATTTGACTTCCCATTTGGTTTTAAAGAATTAGAAGGTATTCATTCTCGTACAGACTTTGATCTTAAAGCACATGAAGAGCATAGTGGTAAAAAACTACAATTCTTTGATCATGAAGAAAATAAAAGTTATGTGCCTTATGTACTGGAAACATCGATAGGTCTAGATAGAATGTTTCTAGCCGTCTTCTCTAATTCTTTAAAAGAAGAAAAACTAGATGGTGGTGGCGAGCGCACAGTTCTTAAATTACCAGCAGTTCTTGCACCGGTTAAAGCAGCTATTTTACCATTACTGAAAAAAGATGGATTACCAGAAATCGCAAACGAGATTATAGACGAATTAAAATGGTCTATGAAAGTCGCTTATGAAGAAAAGGACTCTATAGGTAAGCGTTATGCACGTCACGATTTGAACGGTACACCTTATTGTGTTACCATAGATCACGATACTAAAGAAGATCGTGCAGTTACCGTAAGAGATCGCGATACCATGACTCAAGAACGTATTGCTATTAAAGACCTTAAAAACTATCTAGAATCTCGTGTTAGCATGAGTGAGTGGTTGAAGAAGATTTAA
- a CDS encoding alpha-2-macroglobulin family protein encodes MKKLILALCTVMLLFACKDDQQINTEENVNTFFKFREYVAQVSDNVISAREPIIIRLNEPVESWKVDMELENDIMTLSPRANGIVKSLDHQTIAFVPDEPLEQDTKYKVSFKLGKVKDVPADFKTFDFELKTIKQDFIVRTEPVSSYDSNYQFISGSIISSDVMTLTNADLLLKATLNGKELPIKILDNNELGKYFEFKIDSIKRPVEDEEIEVSWNGKSIGVDSKGDNVVRIPGKNSFSVTDIELFNNDSQYILVNFSDPLQTGQNLDGLIQIEGVDKYKFEVDGNEVKLYPNKTVTGSKKVEVFTGIKSVDGYNLKFPFSSYIAFEQVEPAVELVRNGTILPSSQNLKINFKAVNLKAVDVWVYKVYTNNVLQYLQSNNLSNKGNLRNVGRPVARDVIDLAGSGKDVTKWNVFSIDLSKIIAPDPGALYRVEFKYKKAYSAYNCDDSTLEETEDEEEIDFDVSFEFSNWDSYQNYYYDDYYYDYDWSERDNPCSNSFYRNKSVSTNVLASDLGITVKRGENNTYLVAINNILTTKPLGGARVELFNFQQQEIYEGRTNAQGLLHIDLRDEKAFFAQVSYNNQFGYVRLDDGNALPVSKFDTAGKNLSNGLKGYIYGERGVWRPGDHIYLTFVLNDADNKLPNGHPIKLELRNPNGKITHREVLKNGLNNFYQFDLKTDDEAPTGNWNARIEVGGSTFNKTLKIETIKPNRLKVKLDFEDEILKSGKASTGTLETMWLHGATAKGLKADITAKLYPTTTKFEDYNSYIFDDPSRYYDTEEVEVLNSSVNQQGQASFTFKPGMSTEAPGMLKASFLTKVYENGGDFSTNVTTKIYSPYDTYVGLDVPPGDKRRGMLVTDRDHKFDVVTVDENGKPKATKNLEVKVYKVNWRWWWQSSSNSLSRYESREYKELIMQTTVSTGSNGKGDFKFNLEYPEWGRYLVRVYDPTSGHATGKLVYVDWPGWAGKSRKTDPETASMLIFNADKEKYVVGENAKITFPSTSDGRALVTIENGTEVLDAQWVNTTKDETVVNIPLNNLYVPNVFVHITYLQPHAQTANDLPLRMYGVIPLLVENKASHLYPVIHMPDELAPESQTTIKVSEKNGKAMTYTIAVVDEGLLDLTNFKTPNAWDTFFAREALGVKTWDIFDDVVGAYGGRIDAAFEIGGDGTAQDAKGKKANRFTPMVIHLGPFQLEAGSSKSHTIDIPRYVGSVRTMVVAGNDLTESYGNAEKTTAVKKPLMMLASLPRKLSPGETVKLPVTIFAMDKKVKNVSVTMENSPYFEFLNGNSQKLSFTETGDQIAYFDVKVKSQAGIAKLELRASGNGEKAAYSTEIDIVNPNPYTTISEKAEVAAGATVSVPITPFGTGGTNSAQVSFSSLPSMDLGRRLSYLIRYPHGCVEQTTSAAFPQLHLSKVVDLTSTKQAATSKNIKAAIRKLGRYQRSGGGFSYWPGYGSANDWGTSYAGHFLIEAEKMGYTIPISFKSNWIAYQKRASKEWRYTEWNDMHQAYRLYTLALAGAPDLSSMNRLRETRNLSNESKLRLAAAYALVGQQKAANELVSNSNIDFKPSRYDYRTYGSPQRNRAMALETMILLKENSKARNLVEDLAKGLDSQKYYSTQETAYSLLAISKYADFIGGKGIDVSYSFKGNSTSVSSGKSLASRDLEIDTQETSISVTNNGENSIFITTATTGKLPVGEEKAVKSKLSAIVSYTDSNGKAIDMNNIIQGTEITAKVIITNTTGLYVNDIALSQILPSGWEIVNTRFTEYGDNTSNKAEYTDIRDDRVNYYFSLQANKSITFETVINASYLGNYYLPGIQCEAMYDNEYIVRNKGQWIEINR; translated from the coding sequence ATGAAAAAGTTAATCCTCGCTCTTTGTACTGTCATGCTTCTTTTTGCCTGTAAAGACGACCAGCAAATCAATACAGAAGAAAACGTCAACACCTTCTTCAAGTTTAGAGAATATGTGGCACAGGTTTCTGATAACGTGATATCTGCTCGAGAACCTATCATCATACGACTTAATGAGCCTGTAGAAAGCTGGAAGGTTGATATGGAGCTAGAGAATGATATCATGACGCTTTCGCCTAGAGCTAATGGAATAGTAAAGTCCTTAGATCATCAGACCATCGCTTTTGTACCCGATGAACCACTGGAACAAGACACTAAATATAAAGTGAGTTTTAAACTGGGAAAAGTAAAAGACGTACCAGCAGATTTTAAAACATTTGATTTTGAGCTTAAAACCATTAAACAAGATTTTATAGTACGTACAGAACCGGTAAGTTCTTATGATAGTAATTACCAATTCATCTCTGGTAGTATCATCAGTAGTGACGTGATGACTTTAACTAATGCTGATCTTTTATTAAAAGCGACATTAAACGGCAAAGAGTTGCCTATTAAAATTCTTGATAATAATGAATTAGGAAAGTATTTTGAATTTAAAATAGATAGTATAAAACGACCTGTTGAAGATGAAGAGATAGAAGTAAGCTGGAATGGTAAATCGATAGGTGTCGATAGCAAAGGTGATAATGTGGTGCGCATACCTGGTAAGAATTCTTTTTCTGTTACAGATATAGAACTGTTTAACAACGATTCGCAATATATACTGGTCAATTTTTCTGATCCTTTACAGACTGGACAAAATCTAGATGGACTGATACAAATTGAAGGTGTTGATAAATATAAGTTTGAAGTTGACGGCAATGAGGTTAAATTATATCCTAATAAAACCGTTACCGGAAGTAAAAAAGTTGAGGTCTTTACAGGCATTAAAAGTGTTGACGGGTATAACCTTAAATTTCCTTTCTCTAGTTACATTGCTTTTGAACAGGTAGAACCTGCCGTGGAATTAGTGCGCAACGGTACTATTTTACCTTCTTCTCAAAACTTAAAAATCAATTTTAAAGCCGTGAATCTTAAAGCGGTAGATGTTTGGGTTTATAAAGTTTATACTAACAATGTCCTGCAATATTTACAAAGCAATAACTTAAGCAATAAAGGTAATTTGCGCAATGTAGGTAGACCGGTTGCACGCGACGTGATCGATCTAGCCGGTAGTGGTAAAGATGTTACTAAATGGAATGTCTTTTCAATAGATTTAAGCAAGATCATTGCTCCAGATCCTGGTGCACTATATCGTGTAGAGTTTAAATATAAAAAAGCCTATAGTGCCTACAATTGTGATGACAGTACACTAGAAGAAACGGAAGATGAAGAAGAGATCGATTTTGACGTTTCTTTTGAGTTTTCTAACTGGGATAGTTATCAAAACTATTACTATGATGACTATTATTATGATTATGACTGGAGCGAGCGTGATAATCCTTGTTCAAATTCTTTTTATCGCAATAAAAGTGTTAGTACTAATGTGCTTGCTAGCGATCTAGGAATAACGGTTAAACGTGGTGAGAATAACACCTATCTGGTTGCTATCAATAATATCTTGACGACTAAACCATTGGGCGGCGCTCGTGTTGAGTTATTTAATTTTCAACAACAAGAAATTTATGAAGGACGTACTAATGCGCAAGGACTACTCCATATCGATTTAAGAGATGAGAAAGCATTTTTTGCACAAGTGAGTTATAATAATCAATTTGGATACGTCAGGTTAGATGATGGTAACGCATTACCAGTAAGTAAATTTGACACTGCTGGAAAAAACTTAAGCAATGGTCTTAAAGGATACATCTATGGTGAACGTGGCGTATGGCGACCTGGCGATCACATTTATCTAACATTTGTATTAAATGATGCCGATAATAAATTACCCAACGGTCATCCTATCAAACTAGAATTGCGCAATCCTAATGGTAAAATCACCCATCGAGAGGTTTTAAAAAATGGATTGAATAATTTTTACCAATTTGATCTAAAAACAGATGATGAAGCACCTACAGGAAACTGGAATGCACGCATAGAAGTAGGTGGTTCTACTTTTAATAAAACACTTAAAATAGAAACCATTAAACCGAATCGACTTAAGGTAAAACTAGATTTTGAAGATGAGATTTTAAAATCTGGAAAAGCAAGTACTGGAACTCTAGAAACCATGTGGTTACATGGCGCAACTGCAAAAGGACTTAAAGCAGATATTACTGCAAAGTTATATCCTACTACTACAAAATTTGAGGATTATAACAGCTACATCTTTGACGATCCGTCACGCTATTATGATACCGAAGAAGTTGAAGTATTAAATAGCAGCGTTAACCAGCAAGGACAGGCTAGTTTTACTTTCAAACCAGGCATGTCTACAGAAGCTCCTGGAATGTTGAAAGCAAGCTTCTTGACTAAGGTTTATGAAAACGGTGGAGATTTCAGTACAAACGTAACTACCAAAATATATTCACCTTATGACACTTATGTTGGTCTAGATGTGCCACCAGGAGATAAACGTCGTGGAATGCTAGTAACAGATCGCGATCATAAATTTGATGTAGTAACTGTTGATGAAAACGGAAAACCTAAAGCAACTAAAAACCTAGAAGTAAAAGTTTATAAGGTAAACTGGCGCTGGTGGTGGCAAAGCTCTTCAAACAGTTTATCACGTTATGAATCTAGAGAATATAAAGAACTTATTATGCAAACCACTGTATCTACTGGTAGTAATGGTAAAGGCGACTTTAAATTCAATCTAGAATATCCAGAATGGGGACGATATTTAGTGCGTGTATACGATCCGACCAGTGGACATGCGACAGGTAAATTAGTTTATGTAGACTGGCCAGGTTGGGCTGGAAAAAGTCGTAAGACAGACCCAGAAACCGCTTCCATGCTTATTTTTAATGCAGATAAAGAAAAATACGTAGTAGGTGAAAATGCAAAAATCACTTTCCCTAGTACTAGCGATGGTCGTGCACTAGTCACCATAGAAAATGGAACAGAAGTGCTCGATGCACAATGGGTAAACACCACAAAAGATGAAACTGTAGTAAATATACCTCTCAACAACCTTTACGTTCCTAATGTATTTGTGCACATCACTTATTTACAGCCACATGCACAAACCGCAAACGATCTTCCTTTAAGAATGTATGGTGTGATACCGCTTCTAGTAGAAAATAAAGCTTCACATTTATATCCAGTGATCCATATGCCAGATGAGCTCGCTCCAGAAAGTCAGACGACCATAAAAGTGAGTGAGAAAAACGGTAAAGCCATGACCTATACCATTGCCGTAGTTGATGAAGGACTATTAGATTTAACAAATTTCAAAACGCCTAATGCTTGGGACACCTTTTTTGCTCGCGAGGCTTTAGGAGTAAAAACATGGGATATTTTTGATGATGTAGTCGGCGCTTATGGCGGCCGTATCGATGCTGCCTTTGAAATAGGTGGTGATGGAACTGCACAAGATGCCAAAGGGAAAAAAGCAAATCGCTTCACACCTATGGTCATTCACTTAGGGCCATTCCAGTTAGAAGCTGGCAGCAGTAAATCGCATACTATCGATATTCCACGTTATGTAGGTTCTGTGCGCACCATGGTTGTAGCCGGTAATGATCTTACAGAATCTTATGGAAATGCAGAGAAAACTACTGCGGTTAAAAAACCATTAATGATGTTGGCTTCGCTTCCGCGAAAACTATCTCCTGGGGAAACAGTAAAGTTGCCTGTAACCATCTTTGCAATGGATAAAAAAGTGAAGAATGTAAGTGTAACCATGGAGAACTCACCATACTTTGAATTTTTAAATGGGAATTCTCAAAAGCTAAGCTTTACAGAAACAGGTGACCAAATCGCATATTTTGATGTCAAAGTAAAATCACAAGCTGGTATTGCAAAACTTGAACTTAGAGCCAGCGGTAACGGAGAAAAAGCAGCTTACAGTACTGAAATTGATATTGTAAATCCTAATCCATATACAACCATATCAGAAAAGGCAGAGGTTGCCGCTGGCGCAACGGTTAGCGTTCCTATAACACCATTTGGAACTGGTGGAACTAACAGTGCCCAAGTCAGTTTTTCTAGTTTACCATCTATGGATTTAGGTCGTAGATTGAGTTACTTAATCCGTTATCCACATGGATGTGTGGAGCAAACTACCAGTGCTGCCTTCCCGCAATTACACTTGAGTAAAGTTGTGGATTTGACCAGTACTAAACAAGCAGCAACGAGTAAGAATATTAAAGCCGCAATTAGAAAATTAGGTCGTTACCAACGTTCTGGTGGTGGTTTCTCTTACTGGCCTGGATATGGTAGTGCAAACGATTGGGGAACAAGTTATGCTGGCCACTTTTTAATTGAAGCAGAGAAAATGGGATATACCATACCTATATCCTTCAAGTCAAACTGGATAGCCTATCAAAAAAGAGCTTCAAAAGAATGGCGTTATACGGAGTGGAATGACATGCATCAAGCATATCGACTCTATACACTAGCACTAGCCGGAGCGCCAGATTTATCTTCTATGAATAGATTAAGAGAAACAAGAAATCTGTCTAATGAAAGTAAATTAAGACTAGCCGCGGCTTATGCACTGGTAGGTCAACAAAAAGCGGCAAATGAGTTGGTCTCTAATTCAAACATAGATTTTAAACCTTCTAGATATGATTATAGAACCTATGGATCACCACAGCGCAATCGTGCTATGGCTCTAGAAACCATGATTCTATTAAAAGAAAATAGCAAGGCAAGAAATCTTGTAGAAGACCTCGCAAAAGGACTTGATTCTCAAAAGTATTATAGTACACAAGAGACGGCCTATTCCCTACTCGCTATTTCAAAATATGCAGATTTTATAGGAGGAAAAGGCATTGACGTTAGTTATAGTTTTAAAGGGAATTCTACATCTGTTTCAAGTGGTAAAAGTTTAGCCAGTCGTGATTTAGAAATAGATACACAAGAGACTTCTATATCTGTAACTAACAATGGTGAAAACAGTATTTTCATCACTACGGCAACCACAGGAAAATTACCAGTAGGTGAAGAAAAGGCAGTGAAAAGTAAGCTATCTGCAATCGTAAGCTATACGGATAGTAACGGTAAAGCGATTGATATGAATAATATCATACAGGGAACAGAAATCACAGCAAAAGTGATCATCACAAATACGACAGGTCTATATGTAAATGATATCGCTTTAAGCCAGATTTTACCTAGTGGTTGGGAAATAGTCAATACTCGTTTTACAGAGTATGGTGACAACACAAGCAACAAAGCTGAATATACCGATATAAGAGATGATCGAGTAAATTATTACTTCAGCTTACAAGCTAATAAGTCCATCACCTTTGAAACGGTTATCAACGCAAGTTATCTAGGTAATTATTACCTGCCAGGTATACAGTGTGAAGCGATGTATGATAACGAGTATATTGTGCGCAATAAAGGACAATGGATTGAAATTAATAGGTAA
- a CDS encoding Ig-like domain-containing protein, producing MKKTFFNIAIVLCITILVVRCAKRGNPTGGPIDEEPPVILRAYPDNYSVNFKAQEIEITFDEYVKLQDLQKQLVVSPPLKNRPIVTPQGSASKKMTITITDTLAPNTTYTLNFGQSIVDNNESNPYPFFKYVFSTGTYIDSLKLKGKITDALNYKADDYVNVLLYKMDEEYTDSLVFKGPPLYVLNTLDSLKTFTMENLAAGEYRLVGIKEENSDLKFNPRTDKIGYVTKSVTIPSDEVYELKMFQPELDPAVKKITHEAKTKLYVAYTGKLDSLNVVSQEKDLFTKTRITKLEDNDTLQFWFQPVIEMDSIFLDFNYKDFEGSKKVTIKERFTDSLIVKKQRDLSLSGPLVLTASTPIDAFDLSKFKVIDKDSIALEFDARLDELKNELTIDFEKDEMQRYKVEVLPGAIIDFYGKTTDTLAFNGTTRSTSDYGNMEITLSTGTKWPAIIQIVKEDLNVVRQQIARENGVYAFENLDPGNYLIRVIYDANANGRYDTGKFLKGLQPEEVVYLPQLITLQANWDVRETVILK from the coding sequence GTGAAAAAAACTTTTTTTAATATAGCGATTGTTTTATGCATAACCATTTTAGTGGTTCGATGTGCAAAACGTGGTAATCCAACTGGAGGACCTATAGATGAGGAGCCACCGGTTATCTTAAGAGCTTATCCTGATAATTATAGTGTTAATTTCAAAGCACAAGAGATTGAGATTACTTTTGATGAGTATGTTAAACTACAAGATTTACAAAAACAACTGGTTGTTTCTCCACCTCTTAAGAATAGACCTATTGTAACACCACAAGGAAGTGCGTCTAAAAAAATGACCATTACCATTACAGATACACTAGCGCCTAATACAACTTATACGCTCAATTTTGGGCAGAGTATAGTCGATAATAATGAGTCAAATCCATATCCATTTTTCAAATATGTGTTCAGTACAGGGACTTATATAGATTCTCTAAAATTGAAAGGTAAAATTACTGACGCGCTTAATTATAAAGCAGATGATTATGTAAATGTATTGCTTTACAAAATGGATGAAGAATATACAGACTCTTTAGTTTTTAAAGGACCTCCATTATACGTTTTGAATACTTTAGATAGTTTGAAGACATTTACAATGGAAAATCTTGCTGCTGGAGAATATCGACTAGTAGGAATTAAAGAAGAAAATAGCGATCTCAAGTTCAATCCACGTACAGATAAAATAGGTTATGTCACAAAGTCTGTTACAATACCTAGTGATGAGGTTTATGAATTAAAAATGTTTCAACCGGAACTAGATCCTGCAGTTAAAAAAATCACTCATGAAGCAAAGACTAAGTTATATGTAGCTTATACAGGTAAGTTAGATTCTTTAAATGTTGTATCACAAGAAAAAGACCTATTTACTAAAACCAGAATTACTAAACTAGAAGATAACGATACTTTACAGTTTTGGTTCCAGCCAGTGATTGAAATGGATAGTATCTTTTTAGATTTTAACTACAAAGATTTTGAGGGATCTAAAAAAGTAACTATTAAGGAGCGATTCACAGACAGTCTTATTGTTAAAAAGCAACGTGATTTATCACTATCTGGGCCATTAGTACTTACTGCAAGTACGCCTATCGATGCATTTGATTTGTCCAAATTTAAGGTGATAGATAAAGATTCTATAGCTTTAGAATTTGACGCGCGATTAGATGAGTTAAAAAATGAGTTAACGATAGATTTTGAGAAAGATGAGATGCAACGCTATAAAGTAGAAGTTTTACCAGGCGCAATTATTGACTTTTATGGAAAGACAACAGATACTTTAGCTTTTAACGGCACTACTAGATCAACATCTGATTATGGGAATATGGAAATCACTCTTTCTACTGGTACAAAATGGCCAGCGATTATTCAAATCGTCAAGGAAGATTTAAATGTAGTTAGACAGCAAATCGCTAGAGAAAACGGTGTTTATGCTTTTGAAAATTTAGATCCAGGTAATTATTTAATACGGGTGATATATGATGCAAATGCTAATGGAAGATATGATACAGGTAAGTTTCTAAAAGGATTACAACCAGAGGAAGTGGTTTATTTACCTCAACTAATAACCTTACAAGCAAACTGGGACGTGCGAGAGACAGTTATATTAAAGTAA